One part of the Peptococcaceae bacterium 1198_IL3148 genome encodes these proteins:
- a CDS encoding Lrp/AsnC family transcriptional regulator, giving the protein MQNDKAILELLEQNAKISTAEIATLLNMETSQVEQRIKELEQQGIITKYQAMINWDKVDNDKVTAVIEVKITPQREVGFDAVAERIFRFPEVTDVHLMSGQYDLLVFMEGRTMKEVSQFVHSRLATMEHVLSTATHFVLKTYKQNGCILEDKEVNRRLVVTP; this is encoded by the coding sequence ATGCAAAATGATAAAGCCATATTAGAACTGCTGGAGCAAAACGCTAAAATCAGCACGGCAGAAATAGCCACGCTGCTGAACATGGAAACTTCCCAAGTGGAACAACGGATTAAAGAACTGGAGCAACAGGGCATCATCACCAAGTACCAAGCCATGATCAACTGGGACAAAGTTGATAACGATAAAGTAACCGCCGTCATAGAAGTTAAAATCACCCCCCAAAGGGAAGTGGGCTTTGATGCCGTGGCCGAACGAATCTTTCGCTTTCCTGAGGTCACCGATGTGCACCTGATGTCCGGACAATATGACTTGCTGGTGTTTATGGAGGGCAGAACGATGAAAGAAGTGTCCCAATTTGTCCACAGCAGATTGGCCACCATGGAACATGTACTCAGCACAGCCACCCACTTTGTTCTGAAGACCTACAAACAAAACGGCTGTATTTTGGAAGACAAAGAGGTTAACCGCAGGTTGGTGGTAACCCCATGA